A region of the Gemmatimonadota bacterium genome:
GCGATTCGGCTCGCGTTTCTCGAGACGCCCGGGCATTCTCCCGAGTCCGTCTGTATCCTGGTCTTCGATCCCGGGGAGGCGGCCTCGCCCTGCGCCGTGCTGACCGGGGACACCCTGTTCATCGGCGACGTGGGCCGTCCGGACCTTCGGGCCGCGCTCGGCTGGAAGGCCGAGGACCTCGCCGACCTGCTCTACGACTCCCTCCACGGGAAGCTGATTCCGGCCACCGTCGACGAGACGCTCGTCTATCCCGCGCACGGCGCCGGCTCGTTGTGCGGCAAGAACCTGAGTACGGATACGGTGTCCACCATGGGCGATCAGAAGAAGTACAATTACGCCCTGCAGCCCATGGACCGGGAGACCTTTACCCGCCTCATCACGACGGACCAGCCCGAGGCGCCTTCGTACTTCACCTACGACGCCGCGTTCAACGCGCAGGAACACGAAACGCTGGACCATCTGCTGAAGCGCAACCTGAACCCCCTTTCGTTGGAGGAGGTGTTGCGCAAGGCGGACGACGGCGCCCAGCTGCTCGACACGCGGGACGCCGCGGACTATGAGGGCGCGCACCTGAAGGGGAGCGTCAACATCGGCCTCGGGGGCCAGTACGCCAGCTGGGCGGGCACCCTGTTGCGACGGGACCGGCCGATCGTGCTGGTCACGGGATCGGGCGCCGAGGAGGAATCCGCCCTGCGGCTGGGCCGCATCGGCTTCGACCATATCGCGGGATACCTGGAGGGCGGCATGCATGCGCTGGATGAACGGCCCGACCTGTTGAGCCGGACCGACCGCATCACCGCGGCGGCGCTCCGGGACCGGCTGGACACGGAACACCCGCCCCTGGTGCTCGACATCCGATCCGGCCAGGAACGCGACGCCAGGTCCATCCGGGGCAGTCTCCACGTTCCCCTGAACCACCTGGAGGAACGACTGGGCGAGATCCCCACCGGCACCACGGTGGTCGTCCAGTGCGCCGGCGGTTATCGTTCCGCCATGGCGGCCAGCATCCTGAAGCGGAACGGCATCGCGGACGTGATGGACCTGGTCGGGGGCCTGGCGGCCTGGGAGGCCGTCCAGCGTGAGACCGCGGATTGACCCTATTTATACATGGGCACGTT
Encoded here:
- a CDS encoding MBL fold metallo-hydrolase, whose protein sequence is MILNQYYLGCLAHASYFLGDESSGVAAVVDPQRDIGQYIEEAEARNMTIDHVFLTHFHADFAAGHLELRDRTGAMIHLGARAEADYPFEPMRDGGGMDLGAIRLAFLETPGHSPESVCILVFDPGEAASPCAVLTGDTLFIGDVGRPDLRAALGWKAEDLADLLYDSLHGKLIPATVDETLVYPAHGAGSLCGKNLSTDTVSTMGDQKKYNYALQPMDRETFTRLITTDQPEAPSYFTYDAAFNAQEHETLDHLLKRNLNPLSLEEVLRKADDGAQLLDTRDAADYEGAHLKGSVNIGLGGQYASWAGTLLRRDRPIVLVTGSGAEEESALRLGRIGFDHIAGYLEGGMHALDERPDLLSRTDRITAAALRDRLDTEHPPLVLDIRSGQERDARSIRGSLHVPLNHLEERLGEIPTGTTVVVQCAGGYRSAMAASILKRNGIADVMDLVGGLAAWEAVQRETAD